The sequence TATAAACGCCGCAACCGGATTCACAACCGATTGCGTCCCACTCGGGAGTACGCTCTGACGGGCGCTTGCTGTTTATATTTCCTCGCGCGTACGCTGTCACACCATGGTTAAGAGCGATCGAGTATCGCGAGCTAGAGGTTTCGGGGCCTGCAATGTGATAGTTGTTGATCAAGTTGACCGCGACGGGGGATCCGTTATCGGAAAACACGGTGCCAAAGGAACCGAAATTGTAGACCAGATTATTGACCAGCTCGAACTTCGTGCCACCGCCGACGCCCCCTCCCACCAAGGGATTTCGCTGATTGTTGTGAGCAAAGAGGTTGTTATAGAAGGTCACTTCGCTACTGCCGTTTCCAATCAGAGGCCCCATCGAGTGCGGGTTGGGATAGGCGGCGTGATTGGGATCGGTGGTGTAGGCGTGGGTGCTGTTATAAAGAGCTTCCGAGAAGATGCAATTTTGGAAGGTCATCCGGGAGGGGCCATAAGGGTTGACCAGCTCATCGGTGCTCCAGGAAAAGCTGCAGTGGTCAAAGATGAAGTCGGTGCCGGATCCTGTTAGCAACAGGTTGTCACCATCCACCTCGGGAGCCAGACCAGGGCCGCGGCGGAATCTCAAGTATCGGCAAATGATGTTGCTGCTGCCTGATACCGTCACCAATGTATTGGAGCTCGTGCCCTGGTTGATTTTTAAGGTGATCCCCTCGCCGCCATTGCGGAAGGCGGTTTCGCCCGCGATCGTTTTGTCCGATGAAATGTTGACGCGACTTTGCAGATTGATGGTGCCAGCCACTTCAAAGAGGACGTAGGCGGCGCCGTCTTTCTGCAGTGCTGACCGCAGACTTCCGACCCCCGCATCATTCAGATTCGTGACCTTTCTAACCTCGCCGCCACGGCCACCGGTAGCGTAGCTCCCCCAACCCAGGGCGTGGGGGAAGGCGGGCAAGTGGGCGCCCGCCGGGTGAGGCCTTTCTCGATGGACATCGGAACTGATCGGGTTGTCATCACCCCAACTGATCGAGCAGGCGAAACAGAGCAGCCCCAAGGTGGCCGCGGGATTGGCCCAGGATCGGTTCATGTGCTGTTCTTCCGGCGAATTAGGGTTGGGGTTGATCACGATTTGTCAAAACGAGTTACTGCAAGTAATCCGAGGCGACGCTTGACCACGTCTTGCCGATGCGAATGTTATCAAGTTCTAC comes from Allorhodopirellula heiligendammensis and encodes:
- a CDS encoding pectate lyase family protein — translated: MNRSWANPAATLGLLCFACSISWGDDNPISSDVHRERPHPAGAHLPAFPHALGWGSYATGGRGGEVRKVTNLNDAGVGSLRSALQKDGAAYVLFEVAGTINLQSRVNISSDKTIAGETAFRNGGEGITLKINQGTSSNTLVTVSGSSNIICRYLRFRRGPGLAPEVDGDNLLLTGSGTDFIFDHCSFSWSTDELVNPYGPSRMTFQNCIFSEALYNSTHAYTTDPNHAAYPNPHSMGPLIGNGSSEVTFYNNLFAHNNQRNPLVGGGVGGGTKFELVNNLVYNFGSFGTVFSDNGSPVAVNLINNYHIAGPETSSSRYSIALNHGVTAYARGNINSKRPSERTPEWDAIGCESGCGVYMQEPAPAAWQSITPFDFPLQHTATMSPTAIRDGVIANAGANLVKDSVDTRLFGELLSGTGRFVSDPHDVGGWPQLQEMTEVPSDRDNDGIADAWETQTFGSLGTGPNSDTDSDGYTNLEEYLHSLAAGG